In a genomic window of Candidatus Eisenbacteria bacterium:
- a CDS encoding BrnT family toxin, with protein sequence MNTLRFVWDERKNTINKRKHGVSFEEGETVFSDDNALLMHDPDHSQDEDRFLLLGMSAIARMLVVCHCYREASDTIRIISVWKATKSEESQYVRRIRS encoded by the coding sequence ATGAACACCTTGCGTTTCGTATGGGACGAAAGAAAAAACACGATAAACAAGAGGAAACATGGCGTTTCCTTCGAGGAGGGCGAGACGGTATTCTCGGACGACAACGCCCTCTTGATGCACGACCCAGACCATTCACAGGATGAAGACCGCTTTCTGTTACTCGGCATGAGTGCAATTGCTCGAATGCTTGTCGTGTGTCATTGCTACCGAGAAGCATCGGACACGATACGCATAATTTCCGTATGGAAGGCAACGAAATCAGAGGAATCTCAATACGTGCGGAGGATAAGATCATGA
- a CDS encoding T9SS type A sorting domain-containing protein, giving the protein MRRIVPRLAFGHRRSAGFLLFSVLLVPHESLAQWPGDPAVNVAVCTATQEQRKPAIVSDGSGGAIIVWRDYRSGADYDIYAQRVDESGVALWTANGVAISTAAFDQYDPVLVNDGSGGAVIAWRDFRNASWDIYAQRINSSGVVQWTANGVPISIAADSQWKPAIAADGAGGAIITWYDYRSLPNTQIYVQHIDALGAVQWTADGVAITTGANDRYDPAPVSDGLGGVIIAWRDSRNGNMDIYAQRIDASGAVQWTANGVAVTTAAGGQYDPVIVRDGSDGAIITWRDTRNTDEDIFAQRVSGSGGAKWATDGVAVSTAQNSQSGQAIVSDGSGGAIVTWADLRAGSGAVYSDIYAQRIDSSGVVQWTADGAPVSTAGNEQDVPAIICDGSGGAVITWEDYRSGTNYDIYAQRIDASGVVQWAANGVAISTAANTQTNPAIVSDGSTGAVIAWEDYRSGANCDIYAQDVCAIVGGTSPVTVVDFHGEYLEGRAVISWSIHYVDKLAAFRLYSRRYGESSWKFVAKIEKDGTEYQYYDRWPGSESFVDYRLDAVDLNGQESTAGFVAVRKIEASDNIICQNRPNPFGRSTVISYALPARQHVTLRVFDILGHEVATLVDGIESAGVKSVQFDAGNLPSGIYTYRFSVAPDAASGDKPFVSVKKMLILK; this is encoded by the coding sequence ATGAGACGAATCGTTCCTCGCCTCGCATTCGGCCATCGCCGTTCAGCGGGATTTCTGCTTTTCTCCGTTCTCCTTGTGCCGCATGAATCTCTGGCTCAGTGGCCTGGAGACCCTGCCGTGAATGTTGCGGTGTGCACGGCTACCCAGGAGCAGCGCAAACCAGCGATAGTCAGCGATGGTTCCGGGGGCGCCATCATTGTGTGGCGTGACTACCGGAGCGGCGCGGACTACGATATTTATGCCCAGCGTGTTGATGAGTCAGGTGTCGCCCTGTGGACTGCAAACGGCGTCGCCATCTCAACAGCCGCATTCGACCAGTACGATCCTGTGCTCGTGAACGATGGCTCAGGAGGCGCCGTCATCGCATGGCGGGATTTCCGGAACGCAAGCTGGGATATTTATGCACAGCGCATCAATTCGTCAGGCGTTGTCCAATGGACTGCAAACGGCGTCCCTATCTCCATTGCTGCAGACAGCCAGTGGAAGCCAGCCATTGCCGCCGATGGGGCGGGCGGCGCCATCATCACTTGGTATGACTATCGCAGCCTGCCAAACACACAAATCTATGTTCAGCATATTGACGCATTGGGCGCTGTGCAGTGGACCGCCGACGGAGTTGCCATCACGACAGGGGCGAACGACCGGTACGATCCCGCACCTGTGAGTGACGGCTTAGGAGGAGTAATCATCGCATGGCGGGACTCCCGGAACGGAAACATGGATATCTATGCGCAGCGCATCGATGCATCGGGCGCAGTCCAATGGACTGCAAACGGCGTCGCCGTCACGACAGCAGCGGGCGGCCAGTACGACCCAGTAATCGTGAGGGATGGCTCGGACGGCGCTATCATCACATGGCGGGACACCCGGAACACAGACGAGGATATCTTTGCGCAGCGCGTCAGTGGATCGGGCGGTGCCAAGTGGGCTACCGACGGCGTCGCTGTCTCAACAGCACAAAATAGCCAGTCCGGCCAGGCTATCGTCAGTGATGGTTCGGGAGGCGCAATCGTCACGTGGGCAGACCTTCGAGCCGGGTCCGGGGCGGTCTACTCGGACATCTACGCCCAGCGCATTGATTCATCAGGCGTTGTGCAATGGACGGCAGACGGTGCTCCTGTTTCAACAGCCGGAAACGAACAGGATGTGCCGGCCATTATTTGCGATGGATCCGGAGGCGCTGTTATCACGTGGGAAGACTACCGGAGCGGAACAAACTACGACATCTATGCTCAGCGCATCGACGCATCCGGGGTTGTCCAGTGGGCTGCAAACGGCGTCGCCATCTCCACTGCAGCAAACACCCAGACGAATCCGGCTATTGTCAGCGATGGTTCAACGGGCGCCGTCATAGCGTGGGAGGACTACCGGAGCGGGGCAAACTGTGACATCTATGCTCAGGATGTGTGCGCCATCGTAGGCGGTACGTCACCGGTGACAGTTGTGGACTTCCATGGTGAATATCTCGAAGGTCGCGCCGTTATCAGTTGGAGTATTCACTATGTTGATAAGTTGGCAGCTTTCAGATTGTATTCAAGGAGGTATGGCGAGAGCAGTTGGAAGTTTGTGGCAAAGATTGAAAAGGACGGCACTGAATATCAGTACTATGATAGGTGGCCCGGCAGCGAGTCGTTTGTAGATTACAGATTGGACGCAGTGGACCTGAACGGCCAGGAATCGACGGCAGGTTTCGTCGCCGTGCGAAAGATTGAAGCTTCAGACAATATCATTTGCCAAAACCGCCCCAATCCATTTGGGCGAAGCACAGTGATAAGTTATGCGCTCCCCGCAAGACAGCATGTCACGCTGAGAGTTTTCGACATTCTTGGCCATGAGGTTGCAACTCTTGTCGATGGGATCGAAAGCGCTGGAGTGAAATCTGTGCAGTTTGACGCTGGCAATCTTCCGAGCGGAATCTATACATACCGGTTCTCGGTGGCGCCGGATGCCGCAAGTGGAGATAAGCCCTTTGTGAGTGTAAAGAAGATGCTCATCCTAAAATGA
- a CDS encoding T9SS type A sorting domain-containing protein, which yields MNPIIASDGSGGAIITWYDARNGTNWDIYAQRVNSSGTVQWTANGVAISTATGNQQYPTIASDGQEGAIITWYDYRNGNDDIYAQRADKYGNLNPNPHILSVKDVTNDQGGKVRLTFQRGVDDTLTSARPIVSYGVWRKIPPALAAQRAKTEFRAPANDTLGVLYDFIVSVPAVQSPKYNVVAPTFEDSSSSGIHRLTFLVTAHTATPSIFYISPAESGYSVDNLPPLPPANLAGSLASGNFVLHWNPNPEDDLAGYEVFRSFVPGFNPDTMIALGSTRDTSFTDEDLAEGKIYYYALRASDIHGNISLKSSELQFIAGSTSVDKIKKSTRFAVYQNHPNPSSSGTVIKYELPGIEHVSVRVYDMAGRLVATLVDEEQDAGVKLLEVNTGNLPSGIYSYRLIAGQNVSVKKMVVLR from the coding sequence TTGAACCCGATCATCGCCAGCGACGGCTCAGGGGGCGCCATCATCACCTGGTATGACGCGCGCAACGGAACAAACTGGGACATCTACGCGCAGCGCGTAAACTCATCCGGCACTGTCCAGTGGACTGCAAACGGAGTGGCCATCTCAACCGCCACAGGAAATCAACAGTACCCCACCATCGCGAGCGACGGTCAGGAAGGAGCAATCATTACCTGGTATGACTACCGCAACGGAAATGACGACATTTACGCACAGAGAGCGGACAAGTATGGGAACTTGAATCCCAACCCGCACATCTTATCCGTCAAAGATGTGACAAACGATCAGGGCGGGAAAGTAAGGCTGACATTTCAAAGAGGGGTTGACGACACATTGACATCCGCAAGACCGATCGTGTCGTATGGAGTGTGGAGAAAAATACCACCGGCGCTCGCGGCACAACGCGCAAAAACGGAATTCCGGGCGCCCGCGAATGACACGCTTGGAGTGTTATATGATTTCATCGTCAGTGTCCCGGCTGTGCAGTCTCCGAAATACAACGTGGTCGCTCCCACGTTTGAAGACTCAAGTTCATCCGGAATCCACAGACTCACATTCCTCGTTACGGCTCACACAGCCACTCCAAGCATATTCTACATATCCCCTGCCGAGAGCGGCTATTCGGTTGACAATTTGCCGCCGCTTCCACCTGCAAACCTTGCAGGAAGTCTCGCCTCTGGGAATTTCGTCCTCCATTGGAATCCCAACCCAGAAGATGACCTCGCAGGCTATGAAGTCTTTCGAAGCTTTGTGCCCGGGTTCAACCCTGACACTATGATTGCGCTTGGATCGACTCGGGACACTTCATTCACTGATGAGGACCTGGCAGAGGGTAAAATATACTACTACGCGCTCAGGGCCTCAGACATACACGGGAACATAAGTCTCAAGAGCAGCGAACTGCAGTTCATAGCGGGGTCCACGAGTGTTGACAAGATAAAGAAGTCTACACGGTTTGCCGTCTATCAGAACCATCCAAACCCGTCCAGCTCTGGGACAGTGATAAAGTACGAACTACCAGGGATCGAGCACGTGAGTGTCAGGGTGTACGATATGGCCGGGCGGCTCGTGGCGACTCTTGTGGATGAAGAGCAGGATGCCGGAGTCAAGCTGCTCGAGGTCAACACTGGCAATCTGCCGAGCGGCATCTACTCGTATCGCTTGATTGCGGGGCAAAACGTCAGCGTGAAGAAGATGGTGGTCCTACGATGA
- a CDS encoding right-handed parallel beta-helix repeat-containing protein produces MKLSTALVALAIILVASVSADAGTWRIKPDGTGDAPTIQAGIDLAAPGDIVLLADGVYEGDGNRNIDYHGKPITVRSESGDPSTCVISVNGAGTGFLFYSGEGAGSVLKEVTIQDGLLTWGGGILCQNSSPSIVGCAFYRNMANAGGAIFCMGSAPTVTGCTFIGNWAQLAGAIFFAGPSPAVSTVTGCTFSENHSDAGGAIHCEGIALTLEKTVIAFGSAEGISCGSGGSAALTCCDVFGNAGGDWVGCIADQNNINGNFSADPMFCRRTYGDVCVNYVSPCAPGYHPYGYDCGVIGSHGVGCDHPTNAFPKTWGAIKAMYK; encoded by the coding sequence ATGAAACTCAGTACCGCTCTTGTCGCCCTGGCCATTATTCTAGTGGCTTCGGTTTCGGCTGATGCCGGCACCTGGCGCATAAAGCCTGATGGAACCGGCGATGCTCCGACAATTCAGGCGGGGATTGACCTGGCGGCTCCGGGTGACATTGTCCTGCTCGCGGATGGAGTGTACGAGGGTGACGGCAACAGGAACATTGACTATCACGGCAAGCCGATCACTGTCCGCTCAGAGAGTGGAGATCCGTCGACCTGTGTTATTTCGGTGAATGGGGCCGGAACTGGATTCCTGTTCTATTCTGGAGAAGGTGCTGGATCGGTACTCAAGGAAGTAACGATCCAGGACGGACTCCTCACCTGGGGTGGAGGGATCCTCTGCCAGAACTCCTCGCCTTCCATAGTAGGCTGCGCGTTTTACCGGAACATGGCCAACGCGGGCGGAGCGATTTTCTGCATGGGATCGGCCCCAACTGTGACAGGTTGTACGTTTATCGGAAACTGGGCTCAGCTGGCTGGCGCGATATTTTTCGCGGGCCCGAGCCCTGCAGTCTCTACCGTGACGGGCTGTACGTTCTCAGAAAACCACAGTGACGCGGGGGGAGCAATACACTGCGAGGGTATCGCCCTGACACTTGAGAAGACGGTCATTGCGTTTGGCAGTGCGGAAGGCATCAGTTGCGGATCCGGCGGCAGCGCCGCGCTTACATGCTGCGACGTATTCGGAAATGCCGGAGGCGACTGGGTCGGCTGCATCGCGGATCAGAACAACATCAACGGCAACTTCTCGGCTGATCCCATGTTCTGCAGACGCACGTATGGCGACGTCTGCGTAAACTACGTTTCCCCCTGCGCACCCGGCTATCATCCCTACGGATATGACTGCGGCGTCATCGGCTCTCACGGAGTCGGCTGCGACCATCCCACAAATGCTTTCCCAAAAACCTGGGGAGCGATTAAAGCAATGTACAAGTAG